A DNA window from Paramormyrops kingsleyae isolate MSU_618 chromosome 10, PKINGS_0.4, whole genome shotgun sequence contains the following coding sequences:
- the LOC140593298 gene encoding probable N-acetyltransferase 16 has protein sequence MKGGKIGESGGLTFWLASPGDYDDVMAISDGIYEGNDYLPHRYHSWMTEPHRVVILAKRDGKLVALESGLIVDGGSTVVLEGLRVCPRERDQGLAGVIIRFTNQYIRQLYPNVKMKRSAWGKDPGPKILAKYSLLAKRAILSLQIEAEAFDAYLFTLRAKLEHETGTGSLEQESRLVVLEEEQLRHILLDPGVSSQIELPGDVIIQDWQPLKLVESNLEVLRRRNLTWLADSLEQPTSLSLHTPPYPIPYRAGSLCLNINLFGTKPDLAYRALLAHMEMVRGEIQGLVLMHIYMHQSLWGRLRAFCECSVGVKLYHGYWEQTFLEHKL, from the exons ATGAAGGGAGGCAAAATAGGCGAAAGCGGCGGGCTGACCTTCTGGCTGGCATCCCCGGGAGATTACGATGACGTGATGGCCATTTCAGACGGCATATACGAAGGCAACGATTACCTGCCTCACCGCTATCACAGCTGGATGACGGAGCCACACAGGGTGGTGATTCTGGCCAAGAGAGATGGAAAGCTG GTGGCACTGGAGTCTGGGCTGATTGTTGATGGGGGCAGTACGGTGGTCCTGGAGGGGCTGCGTGTCTGTCCCAGAGAGCGTGACCAGGGCTTGGCTGGGGTCATTATCAGATTCACAAATCAGTACATCCGCCAGCTTTACCCCAATGTCAAGATGAAGAGGTCGGCTTGGGGAAAAGACCCAGGACCTAAGATACTGGCCAAGTACTCTCTGTTGGCAAAGCGG GCCATCCTCTCACTTCAGATTGAGGCAGAGGCATTTGATGCCTATCTCTTCACCTTAAGGGCTAAACTGGAACATGAAACAGGGACAGGAAGCCTGGAGCAGGAGTCCAGACTTGTGGTCTTGGAAGAGGAGCAGCTGAGGCACATTCTGCTGGATCCCGGTGTTTCCTCTCAAATCGAGCTGCCTGGTGATGTGATTATTCAGGACTGGCAGCCCTTGAAGCTGGTGGAAAGCAACCTTGAGGTGCTGCGGAGACGGAACCTCACATGGTTGGCCGATAGCTTGGAGCAGCCAACCTCCCTCAGCCTGCACACCCCCCCTTACCCAATCCCCTACAGGGCAGGGTCCCTATGCTTGAATATTAACCTGTTTGGCACCAAACCAGATCTAGCCTACAGGGCCTTGCTGGCCCACATGGAGATGGTGAGGGGTGAGATTCAAGGCTTGGTTCTTATGCACATATACATGCATCAGTCATTGTGGGGGAGATTGCGGGCATTTTGTGAGTGCTCTGTGGGGGTGAAGCTGTATCACGGCTACTGGGAACAGACGTTTTTAGAGCACAAGCTCTGA
- the LOC140593303 gene encoding probable N-acetyltransferase 16 encodes MKGGKIGESGGLTFWLASPGDYDDVMAISDGIYEGNDYLPHRYHSWMTEPHRVVILAKRDGKLVGLESGLIVDGGSTVVLEGLRVCPSERGQGLAGVIIRFTNQYIRQLYPNVKMKRSAWRKDPGPKTLAKYSLLAKRAILSLQIEAEAFDAYLSTLRAKLEHETGTGSLEQESRLVVLEEEQLRHILLDPGVSSQIELPGDLIIQDWQPLKLVESNLEVLRRRNLTWLADSLEQPTSLSLHTPPYPIPYRTGSLCLNIDLFCTKPDLAYRALLAHMEMVRGEIQSLVLMHIYMHQSLWGRLQAFCECSVGVKLYHGYWEQMLLEHKL; translated from the exons ATGAAGGGAGGCAAAATAGGCGAAAGCGGCGGGCTGACCTTCTGGCTGGCATCCCCGGGAGATTACGATGACGTGATGGCCATTTCAGACGGCATATACGAAGGCAACGATTACCTGCCTCACCGCTATCACAGCTGGATGACGGAGCCGCACAGGGTGGTGATTCTGGCCAAGAGAGATGGAAAGCTG GTGGGACTGGAGTCCGGGCTGATTGTTGATGGGGGCAGTACGGTGGTCCTGGAGGGGCTGCGTGTCTGTCCCAGCGAGCGTGGCCAGGGCTTGGCTGGGGTCATTATCAGATTCACAAATCAGTACATCCGCCAGCTTTACCCCAATGTCAAGATGAAGAGGTCGGCATGGAGAAAAGACCCAGGACCTAAGACGCTGGCCAAGTACTCACTGTTAGCAAAGCGG GCCATCCTCTCACTTCAGATTGAGGCAGAGGCGTTTGATGCCTATCTCTCCACCTTAAGGGCTAAACTGGAACATGAAACAGGGACAGGAAGCCTGGAGCAGGAGTCCAGACTTGTGGTCTTGGAAGAGGAGCAGCTGAGGCACATTCTGCTGGATCCCGGTGTTTCCTCTCAAATCGAGCTGCCTGGTGATCTGATTATTCAGGACTGGCAGCCCTTGAAGCTGGTGGAAAGCAACCTTGAGGTGCTGCGGAGACGGAACCTCACATGGTTGGCCGATAGCTTGGAGCAGCCAACCTCCCTCAGCCTGCACACCCCCCCTTACCCAATCCCCTACAGGACAGGGTCCCTATGCTTGAATATTGACCTGTTTTGTACCAAACCAGATCTAGCCTACAGGGCCTTGCTGGCCCACATGGAGATGGTGAGGGGTGAGATTCAGAGCTTGGTTCTTATGCACATATACATGCATCAGTCATTGTGGGGGAGACTGCAGGCATTTTGTGAGTGCTCTGTGGGGGTGAAGCTGTATCACGGCTACTGGGAACAGATGTTGTTAGAGCACAAGCTCTGA